A DNA window from Streptococcus sp. LPB0220 contains the following coding sequences:
- the gatA gene encoding Asp-tRNA(Asn)/Glu-tRNA(Gln) amidotransferase subunit GatA produces MSFNHKTIEELHDLLVSKEISATELTQATLDDIKAREEAINAFVTVAEEAALSQAKAIDEKGIDADNLLSGIPLAVKDNISTDGILTTAASKMLYNYEPIFDATAVANAKSKGMIVVGKTNMDEFAMGGSGETSYYGPTKNAWDHSKVPGGSSSGSAASVASGQVRLSLGSDTGGSIRQPAAFNGIVGLKPTYGTVSRFGLIAFGSSLDQIGPFAPTVKENAQLLNVIASADDKDSTSAPVRVADFTSKIGQDIKGMKIALPKEYLGEGIDPEVKETILNAAKHFEKLGATVEEVSLPHSKYGVAVYYIIASSEASSNLQRFDGIRYGFRAEDAKNLDDIYVNTRSQGFGDEVKRRIMLGTFSLSSGYYDAYYKKAGQVRTLIIQDFEKVFADYDLILGPTAPSVAFDLDSLNHDPVAMYLADLLTIPVNLAGLPGISIPAGFAQGLPVGLQLIGPKYSEETIYQAAAAFEATTDYHKQQPLIFGGDN; encoded by the coding sequence ATGTCATTCAACCATAAAACCATTGAAGAGTTGCACGACCTCCTTGTCTCTAAGGAAATTTCAGCAACCGAATTGACCCAAGCGACGCTTGACGATATCAAGGCGCGTGAAGAAGCCATCAATGCCTTTGTGACGGTGGCTGAAGAAGCGGCACTTTCCCAAGCTAAGGCTATTGACGAAAAAGGAATCGATGCAGATAATCTTCTATCAGGGATTCCACTCGCAGTCAAAGACAATATCTCAACAGATGGCATCTTGACCACTGCGGCATCAAAAATGCTCTATAACTATGAGCCAATCTTTGATGCGACAGCTGTTGCCAATGCTAAGTCTAAAGGTATGATTGTTGTCGGAAAAACCAACATGGACGAGTTTGCCATGGGTGGATCTGGTGAAACATCTTACTATGGACCAACCAAGAATGCATGGGACCACAGCAAGGTGCCTGGTGGCTCTTCAAGTGGTTCTGCAGCTTCTGTCGCTTCAGGACAAGTCCGCTTGTCACTTGGTTCAGATACGGGGGGTTCTATCCGCCAGCCAGCTGCCTTTAACGGGATTGTTGGACTCAAGCCAACCTATGGAACGGTTTCTCGTTTCGGTCTCATTGCCTTTGGTAGCTCACTCGACCAAATTGGACCGTTTGCTCCAACCGTTAAGGAAAATGCGCAATTGCTTAATGTGATTGCCAGTGCAGATGACAAGGATTCGACTTCTGCACCTGTTCGTGTAGCAGACTTTACTTCTAAGATTGGTCAAGACATTAAAGGCATGAAGATCGCCCTTCCGAAGGAATACCTTGGGGAAGGAATTGACCCAGAAGTCAAAGAAACGATTCTTAATGCAGCTAAGCACTTTGAGAAATTGGGAGCAACTGTCGAAGAAGTTAGCCTTCCACACTCTAAATACGGGGTTGCCGTTTACTACATCATCGCTTCATCTGAAGCATCTTCAAACTTGCAACGTTTCGATGGGATTCGCTATGGTTTCCGTGCGGAAGATGCCAAAAACTTAGATGACATCTATGTGAACACTCGTAGCCAAGGCTTTGGTGATGAGGTTAAACGCCGGATCATGCTGGGTACCTTTAGTCTGTCATCTGGTTACTACGATGCTTACTACAAGAAAGCTGGTCAAGTCCGTACCCTCATTATCCAAGACTTCGAAAAAGTCTTTGCAGATTACGACCTTATCCTTGGTCCAACAGCTCCAAGTGTAGCCTTTGATTTGGATTCGCTCAACCATGATCCGGTTGCCATGTACTTGGCTGACCTCTTGACCATTCCAGTCAACTTGGCAGGTCTTCCAGGGATTTCGATTCCTGCAGGTTTTGCGCAAGGTCTTCCAGTTGGTTTGCAGTTGATTGGTCCGAAGTATTCTGAAGAAACCATCTACCAAGCTGCAGCTGCCTTTGAAGCAACGACGGATTACCACAAGCAACAACCCCTTATTTTCGGAGGTGACAATTAA
- a CDS encoding 2,3-butanediol dehydrogenase — translation MATMKAARWHAAKDVRIEEVEVPEVQPHQVKVAVKFTGICGTDLHEYLDGPIFIPTEEHVYSGQKAPVTLGHEFSGEIVEVGSDVTRVKVGDRVTIEPILAEHNLIGDYNLDPNLNFVGLAADGGFAKYCVLDGDLVHVIPDSLSYEQAALTEPAAVAVYAVRQSALKTGDTAVIFGLGPIGLLIVEALRAAGASKIYAVELSPERQAKAEELGAIVVRPEEGETIVEAIHRLTGGGADVSYEVTGVPVVLGQALAAVHKAGECMVVSIWEREASINPNEFAIQEKSLKGIIAYRHIFPKVLELMEQGYFSAEKLVTKKIKLENIVEEGFVELTQDKSQIKILVQPE, via the coding sequence ATGGCTACTATGAAAGCAGCTCGCTGGCATGCAGCAAAAGACGTTCGTATCGAAGAAGTGGAAGTACCTGAAGTACAACCACATCAAGTAAAAGTGGCAGTTAAGTTCACAGGGATCTGTGGTACGGACTTGCATGAATATTTGGATGGACCGATCTTCATCCCAACTGAAGAACATGTGTATTCTGGTCAAAAAGCACCGGTCACTTTGGGACATGAATTCTCTGGTGAAATTGTAGAAGTCGGAAGTGATGTGACTCGTGTCAAAGTTGGCGATCGTGTCACTATCGAACCAATTCTTGCAGAGCACAATTTGATTGGTGATTATAACCTTGATCCAAACTTGAACTTTGTCGGCCTCGCTGCAGATGGTGGTTTTGCCAAATATTGTGTCCTTGATGGGGATTTGGTTCATGTGATTCCAGATAGCTTGAGCTATGAACAAGCAGCTCTTACAGAACCTGCTGCGGTTGCTGTTTATGCCGTTCGTCAATCTGCTTTGAAAACTGGAGATACAGCTGTTATCTTTGGTTTGGGCCCAATTGGTCTTTTGATCGTTGAAGCCCTTCGTGCAGCAGGAGCATCAAAAATCTATGCGGTTGAATTGTCTCCTGAACGCCAAGCGAAAGCAGAAGAATTGGGAGCAATCGTTGTGCGCCCAGAAGAAGGAGAAACAATCGTCGAAGCCATCCATCGTTTAACCGGTGGGGGAGCAGATGTTTCTTATGAAGTTACGGGGGTTCCAGTTGTTTTAGGCCAAGCCCTTGCAGCTGTTCATAAAGCTGGGGAATGTATGGTTGTATCGATTTGGGAACGTGAAGCCAGCATCAATCCAAATGAATTCGCCATCCAAGAAAAATCTCTCAAAGGAATTATTGCCTACCGTCACATCTTCCCTAAAGTCTTGGAATTGATGGAACAAGGCTACTTCTCTGCTGAAAAATTGGTTACTAAGAAAATCAAATTGGAAAATATCGTTGAAGAAGGATTTGTTGAATTAACACAAGATAAATCCCAAATCAAGATCTTGGTTCAACCTGAATAA
- a CDS encoding DMT family transporter — protein sequence MSKTMKGTLMTLIAGIAWGLSGACGQYLMAHGFTAIGLTTIRLVFSGAVLLLLAYLADQEKVKAFLTDRSSYIPLLLFAFLGLLMTQLTYLEAIDATNAGTATVLQYLCPIGVLAYSCVKDRVAPTVSEIFSMILAIAGTFLIATHGQLNQLAITPKGLAWGLVSAFAYALYIILPIQLIQKWGSMLVIGIGMLIPGLVMIPFTGRRLFHGQYSMDNLMGLVGLVLIGTIFAYTVFLKGTTLIGPVKGSLLAAIEPISAVFFAFAIMNEHFFAIDFIGMAMILLAVLLISLKDLMIQKEKGIL from the coding sequence ATGTCAAAGACGATGAAGGGGACGCTCATGACCTTGATTGCTGGGATCGCTTGGGGTTTATCAGGAGCTTGCGGCCAGTACCTGATGGCTCATGGATTTACAGCAATTGGTTTGACAACAATTCGTTTAGTGTTTTCAGGAGCTGTACTACTGCTTCTTGCATATCTAGCGGACCAGGAAAAAGTAAAGGCCTTTCTAACAGACCGCTCGTCATACATCCCCTTGCTTTTATTTGCATTTTTGGGATTGTTAATGACTCAATTGACTTATTTAGAAGCGATTGATGCGACTAATGCAGGTACTGCAACTGTTTTGCAATATCTCTGTCCCATTGGAGTTTTGGCCTATTCTTGTGTTAAGGACCGGGTAGCTCCTACGGTATCGGAAATCTTTTCGATGATCTTAGCCATCGCAGGGACCTTTCTCATTGCAACCCATGGTCAACTCAATCAATTGGCAATCACTCCTAAAGGGCTAGCTTGGGGACTTGTTTCTGCCTTTGCCTATGCCCTCTACATCATTCTGCCTATTCAGTTAATTCAAAAATGGGGTAGTATGTTGGTGATTGGTATCGGTATGCTCATTCCAGGACTTGTGATGATTCCCTTCACAGGAAGAAGACTTTTTCATGGCCAATATAGCATGGATAATCTAATGGGCTTAGTTGGCTTAGTGTTGATTGGGACCATATTTGCCTATACGGTCTTTTTGAAAGGGACAACTCTGATTGGACCGGTCAAAGGTAGCCTTCTTGCAGCTATTGAGCCTATTTCAGCTGTATTTTTTGCCTTTGCCATTATGAATGAACATTTCTTTGCCATTGATTTTATCGGGATGGCTATGATCCTCCTTGCGGTCCTCTTGATTTCCCTTAAGGATCTCATGATTCAAAAAGAAAAAGGAATCTTGTGA
- a CDS encoding amidohydrolase, whose protein sequence is MSFSYEELAEIRHYIHQHPELSGQEYQTTAFLKERLEELGIRILESGLKTGLIAEIGSGQPVVALRADIDALPILEQTNLPYQSQNPGVMHACGHDFHQTSLLGAAALLKEKEDQLEGTVRLIFQPAEEISEGASDVLATGLLEDVQGIIGFHNIPQLKAGQLALNAGAMMAGVEKFKVTVTGVSSHAARPDLGVDTVTAVTTMVQNVQLLISRTVSPFETAVLSITHLDVGSTWNVLPKSGYFEGTIRSFNPSVQRDLKAHFISIIRHIAESLEVDVAFEWGVTPPVTFNDEELTKVVWEASQGLAEVIPANPSTAGEDFAFYQERIPGVFAFIGSNGEPDAPDLHHDHMTIDDAAFEVSVPYYVENAQALLRYFKAKEV, encoded by the coding sequence GTGTCTTTTTCTTATGAAGAGTTAGCAGAGATTCGCCACTATATCCACCAACACCCGGAATTGTCTGGTCAAGAATACCAGACAACCGCCTTTCTAAAGGAGCGTTTAGAAGAGTTGGGGATTCGTATTTTAGAGAGTGGATTGAAAACTGGTCTGATTGCAGAAATTGGGTCCGGCCAACCGGTGGTGGCACTTCGAGCAGATATCGATGCCCTTCCGATTTTGGAACAAACGAATCTGCCCTACCAAAGTCAGAATCCAGGAGTCATGCATGCCTGTGGCCATGATTTTCATCAAACCAGTCTTCTGGGAGCAGCAGCTCTTCTCAAGGAAAAAGAAGACCAGCTTGAAGGGACCGTTCGCTTGATCTTTCAACCAGCAGAAGAAATCTCAGAAGGTGCTTCTGACGTTTTGGCAACAGGACTGTTGGAGGATGTTCAAGGAATTATTGGTTTTCACAACATTCCTCAGCTAAAAGCAGGGCAACTTGCCTTGAATGCTGGAGCTATGATGGCAGGGGTTGAGAAATTCAAGGTTACTGTGACAGGGGTTAGTAGTCATGCTGCAAGACCGGATTTGGGAGTTGACACTGTAACGGCCGTCACAACCATGGTTCAGAATGTACAATTATTAATTTCACGGACCGTTTCTCCCTTTGAAACAGCTGTTTTGTCCATTACGCACCTGGATGTGGGCTCAACTTGGAATGTGCTCCCAAAATCAGGCTATTTTGAAGGGACCATTCGTTCCTTTAATCCAAGTGTGCAAAGAGACTTGAAGGCACATTTTATTTCCATCATTCGACACATTGCAGAAAGTCTGGAAGTAGATGTAGCTTTTGAGTGGGGTGTGACCCCGCCAGTTACCTTTAATGATGAGGAATTGACGAAAGTGGTTTGGGAAGCTTCACAAGGTTTGGCTGAAGTGATCCCAGCAAATCCTTCTACTGCTGGAGAAGACTTCGCCTTTTACCAAGAGCGAATTCCTGGAGTCTTTGCCTTTATCGGTTCAAATGGAGAGCCGGATGCTCCAGACCTTCATCATGATCACATGACCATCGATGATGCAGCCTTTGAGGTATCGGTTCCCTATTATGTTGAAAATGCGCAAGCTTTATTGCGGTATTTTAAGGCCAAAGAAGTGTGA
- a CDS encoding amino acid ABC transporter substrate-binding protein has translation MNLKKVIKYSALGLVAVLATSALVACSSGKSASGKKTIEVGTVGTTKPFSYEEKDGKLTGYEIEVLREIFKGSDKYEVNFNKTEWSSVFAGLDSDRFQIGANNISYSKEREEKYLYPNPYARNPLVLVVPKDSSIKSLDDIGGKKTEVVQGTSTAKQLEDYNKKHSDNPTDLQYTDGTIQTIMANLADGRTDYKIFERISVDTIIRDQGYDNLKVIELPSDQQPYVYPIIAKEDKDLQKFVNKRIKELYDNGTLEKLSKKYFGGVYLPEAKDIKE, from the coding sequence ATGAATCTAAAAAAAGTGATTAAGTATTCTGCTTTAGGATTAGTTGCAGTCCTTGCAACCAGTGCTTTAGTAGCATGTTCATCTGGTAAATCAGCCAGTGGGAAGAAAACCATTGAAGTTGGGACTGTTGGAACAACCAAACCATTCTCTTACGAAGAAAAAGACGGCAAGCTAACCGGTTATGAAATCGAAGTTTTGCGTGAAATCTTCAAAGGTTCAGACAAATATGAAGTAAACTTTAACAAAACAGAGTGGTCTTCAGTCTTTGCTGGCTTAGATAGTGACCGTTTCCAAATCGGTGCCAACAACATTAGTTACTCAAAAGAGCGGGAAGAAAAATACCTCTATCCGAATCCATATGCTCGCAATCCATTAGTATTGGTCGTACCAAAAGATTCTTCTATTAAATCTTTGGATGACATTGGTGGCAAGAAAACAGAAGTTGTTCAAGGAACATCTACTGCTAAACAATTAGAAGATTACAATAAAAAACATTCAGATAATCCAACTGACTTGCAATACACAGATGGAACCATTCAAACCATCATGGCTAATTTAGCGGATGGTCGTACAGATTACAAGATCTTCGAACGGATCTCAGTAGATACTATCATTCGTGATCAAGGCTATGACAACTTGAAGGTTATCGAGCTTCCAAGCGACCAACAACCTTATGTGTATCCAATTATTGCAAAAGAAGATAAAGACCTTCAAAAATTTGTCAACAAACGGATCAAGGAACTCTATGACAATGGAACCCTTGAAAAACTGTCTAAAAAATACTTTGGTGGAGTTTATCTACCAGAAGCAAAAGATATTAAAGAATAA
- the gatC gene encoding Asp-tRNA(Asn)/Glu-tRNA(Gln) amidotransferase subunit GatC, whose amino-acid sequence MKITQEEVTHVANLSKLKFSPEETAEFATTLSKIVDMVELLEEVDTTGVAPTTTMADRKTVLRPDVAEKGTDRDRLFKNVPEKDNYYIKVPAILEDGGDA is encoded by the coding sequence ATGAAAATTACGCAAGAAGAGGTAACCCACGTTGCCAATCTTTCAAAATTGAAATTCTCTCCAGAAGAGACAGCTGAGTTTGCGACAACCTTGTCGAAGATTGTCGACATGGTGGAATTGTTGGAAGAAGTGGACACAACCGGTGTGGCCCCAACAACGACCATGGCGGATCGTAAGACCGTATTGCGTCCGGATGTTGCTGAAAAAGGGACAGACCGTGACCGCTTGTTTAAAAATGTACCTGAAAAAGATAACTACTACATCAAGGTGCCAGCTATCCTAGAAGATGGAGGAGATGCCTAA
- a CDS encoding DUF4352 domain-containing protein, giving the protein MKKIFKWTLFAVATLSLVACGTTAQKTNSQQAKTEKAAKSSASDGQVVVSLKGGQYIKPPVLNDSEDGTYLALQLEFKNVAKESINVSDSDITIYDADNNKVKLQSGIYDQTEAFQLLKSDQLAKDKKLTGYIVFPVEKGKKYEVQYERKTYSSDKKSKPLKFAVDSSRYEDKVEASTLLADEYINQVYFSGQRKVKKDDAFVLGTDLKKEASDFRAKFAADFTRQLHDYQFSEEEVNQFIDAYEKENAKRAKLTYKVKQYLPDKVVISLNPETVSMEKTILNHMQTFYQEHRKDYPGIIEANQAQNKAYREEMMASLADRPLTTPDRYDYQLTFVKKDGKWEVEKAYNSDSFMEKFEGNLS; this is encoded by the coding sequence ATGAAAAAGATTTTTAAATGGACCTTATTTGCTGTGGCGACCTTGAGTCTAGTAGCTTGTGGAACTACTGCTCAAAAGACAAATTCGCAGCAAGCAAAGACAGAAAAAGCAGCGAAAAGCTCCGCATCTGACGGTCAAGTCGTGGTGAGTTTAAAAGGAGGGCAATACATCAAACCACCTGTCCTCAATGACTCAGAAGACGGAACCTATTTAGCCCTTCAATTAGAATTTAAAAATGTTGCCAAAGAATCTATCAACGTGTCAGATTCAGATATCACTATTTACGATGCGGATAATAACAAGGTCAAATTGCAGTCAGGAATTTATGACCAAACGGAAGCCTTCCAATTGCTCAAGAGTGATCAGTTGGCTAAGGATAAAAAATTAACCGGCTATATCGTTTTCCCAGTCGAAAAAGGCAAAAAATACGAAGTGCAGTATGAACGAAAAACCTATAGCTCTGATAAAAAATCCAAACCTCTAAAATTTGCGGTGGATTCTTCTCGGTATGAGGACAAGGTGGAAGCTTCTACCCTTCTTGCAGATGAATACATCAATCAAGTTTACTTCAGTGGCCAACGAAAGGTCAAAAAGGATGACGCTTTTGTTTTGGGAACTGATTTGAAAAAGGAAGCCAGTGATTTCCGTGCGAAATTTGCGGCTGATTTTACTCGTCAATTACATGATTACCAATTCTCTGAAGAAGAAGTGAACCAGTTTATCGATGCTTATGAAAAGGAAAATGCTAAGCGTGCGAAATTAACCTATAAGGTCAAACAATATCTCCCAGACAAGGTGGTCATTAGTCTAAATCCTGAGACCGTCAGCATGGAAAAGACGATCTTAAACCACATGCAGACCTTCTATCAGGAACATCGAAAAGACTACCCAGGGATCATCGAAGCAAACCAGGCTCAAAACAAAGCCTATAGAGAGGAAATGATGGCTTCTCTTGCAGATCGTCCCTTGACGACGCCGGATCGATACGACTACCAGTTGACCTTTGTTAAGAAAGATGGCAAATGGGAAGTAGAAAAAGCCTATAATAGTGATAGCTTTATGGAAAAATTCGAGGGAAATCTTTCTTAA
- a CDS encoding glycosyltransferase → MTIYTFNLLVGFEPNGVDVAQASRAKMLRGLGVAAKFVFTTWPTPEKLAYYLSLGHRDEELLFAHLAFTDQQTTVPQKTVGALQMEFQLTRLDVVEKTERAIRYQFADGNALSFHLDPYHPNCVRYVDYLLAGNRIKREYYGACKLVTEYFQYGSVFRRTYHHQDGTIAFEESRLGGRWLYKLGSEILTNHTEVMRRFLSQLSLKEEDLILLDRASRMDFARPLLEKPAPSKLAMVFHSEHEFENGHLNYEYYYVFKYAKRFDYFITATDLQKEVLEQTLAKQGCQGIPIYSIPVGHLEELTESQGDRHPYSVLTASRLDPRKRIDLAIRVVAQAKKRLPALQFDIYGKGGEADRLQHLIQELAAQDYIHLRGHADLKQIYPCYQAYLTTSQWETFGLTLMEATGAGLALLGFDARYGNPTFIKEGENGFLVPYSETVPEEQLVKEMADKLVQLFESDLAPFHQASYNLASSYLASHVQELWKETLIEMGQLSEKAI, encoded by the coding sequence ATGACCATTTATACCTTTAATCTATTAGTGGGATTTGAACCCAATGGGGTCGATGTTGCACAAGCTTCTCGGGCAAAGATGCTCCGGGGGCTAGGAGTAGCAGCGAAGTTTGTCTTTACCACTTGGCCCACTCCAGAAAAATTGGCCTATTACCTCTCATTGGGGCACCGGGATGAGGAACTGCTTTTTGCCCATTTAGCTTTTACGGATCAACAGACTACGGTCCCTCAAAAGACGGTAGGGGCCTTGCAAATGGAGTTTCAACTGACGCGTCTGGATGTTGTTGAAAAAACGGAAAGAGCCATTCGCTACCAATTTGCGGATGGAAACGCCTTGAGCTTTCATTTGGATCCCTATCATCCAAACTGTGTCCGCTATGTAGACTATCTTTTGGCTGGAAATAGAATCAAGCGAGAGTATTATGGAGCTTGTAAACTTGTCACAGAGTATTTTCAGTATGGTAGTGTTTTCAGACGGACCTATCACCATCAAGATGGGACTATCGCTTTTGAAGAATCGAGGTTAGGTGGACGCTGGCTCTATAAACTGGGGTCTGAGATTTTGACCAACCATACAGAAGTGATGAGACGTTTTTTGTCGCAGCTGTCGCTAAAAGAAGAAGATCTGATTCTGCTTGACCGGGCTTCGCGCATGGATTTTGCTCGCCCTTTGTTGGAGAAACCTGCTCCTTCAAAGCTCGCCATGGTGTTTCATTCGGAGCATGAATTTGAAAATGGCCATCTCAATTATGAATATTATTATGTGTTCAAGTATGCTAAACGCTTCGATTATTTCATCACGGCAACGGATCTTCAAAAAGAAGTCTTGGAGCAGACACTTGCTAAACAAGGATGCCAAGGAATTCCAATCTATAGCATTCCAGTAGGGCATCTAGAAGAATTGACGGAGTCACAAGGAGATCGACATCCCTATAGTGTGCTCACAGCTTCCCGCTTGGATCCAAGGAAACGAATCGATTTGGCTATTCGAGTAGTGGCTCAAGCAAAGAAACGACTCCCAGCCCTTCAGTTTGATATTTATGGGAAGGGAGGAGAAGCTGATCGTTTGCAGCACTTGATTCAGGAGCTTGCAGCACAAGATTATATTCACCTACGCGGTCATGCGGATCTGAAGCAGATCTATCCTTGCTACCAAGCCTACCTCACCACTTCTCAGTGGGAGACCTTTGGATTGACCTTGATGGAGGCGACTGGAGCAGGGTTAGCCTTGCTGGGCTTTGATGCCCGTTATGGCAATCCAACTTTTATAAAAGAGGGTGAAAATGGCTTTTTGGTACCTTATAGCGAGACAGTGCCAGAAGAACAATTGGTCAAAGAGATGGCAGACAAGCTGGTCCAGCTCTTTGAAAGTGACCTTGCACCATTTCATCAGGCTTCTTATAACTTGGCCTCTTCCTACCTCGCATCTCATGTCCAAGAACTCTGGAAAGAAACTCTAATAGAGATGGGACAATTAAGCGAAAAAGCAATATAA
- the gatB gene encoding Asp-tRNA(Asn)/Glu-tRNA(Gln) amidotransferase subunit GatB: MNFETVIGLEVHVELNTNSKIFSPTSAHFGNEQNANTNVIDWSFPGVLPVLNKGVVDAGIKAALALNMDIHQHMHFDRKNYFYPDNPKAYQISQFDEPIGYNGWIEVQLEDGSTKKIGIERAHLEEDAGKNTHGTDGFSYVDLNRQGVPLIEIVSEADMRSPEEAYAYLTALKEVIQYTGISDVKMEEGSMRVDANISLRPYGQEEFGTKTELKNLNSFSNVRKGLEYEVERQAKILRSGGVIRQETRRYDEANKSTILMRVKEGAADYRYFPEPDLPLFEISDEWIEEMRTELPEFPKDRRARYVAELGLSDYDANQLTATKVTSDFFEAAVALGGDAKQVSNWLQGEVAQFLNAEGKTLEEIQLTPENLVEMIAIIEDGTISSKIAKKVFVHLAKNGGGAREYVEKAGLVQISDPEVLIPIIHQVFADNEAAVADFKSGKRNADKAFTGFLMKATKGQANPQVALKLLAQELAKLKEE; this comes from the coding sequence ATGAACTTTGAAACAGTCATCGGACTTGAAGTCCACGTTGAATTGAATACAAACTCAAAAATTTTCTCACCAACCTCTGCTCACTTTGGGAACGAGCAAAATGCCAATACCAATGTGATTGACTGGTCTTTCCCAGGGGTGCTTCCTGTCTTGAACAAGGGTGTTGTGGATGCTGGTATCAAGGCTGCTTTGGCGCTGAATATGGATATCCATCAGCACATGCACTTTGACCGTAAGAACTACTTCTACCCTGATAATCCAAAGGCCTACCAAATTTCGCAATTTGACGAGCCAATCGGATATAACGGTTGGATTGAAGTGCAATTGGAAGACGGCTCAACTAAGAAAATCGGGATTGAACGGGCCCACTTGGAAGAAGATGCCGGTAAGAACACCCACGGAACAGATGGATTCTCTTACGTAGACCTCAACCGCCAAGGGGTTCCATTGATTGAAATCGTTTCTGAAGCCGATATGCGTTCTCCAGAAGAAGCCTACGCTTATTTGACAGCTTTGAAAGAAGTCATCCAGTACACAGGTATTTCAGACGTCAAGATGGAAGAAGGATCTATGCGGGTGGATGCCAACATTTCCCTTCGCCCATATGGTCAAGAGGAATTTGGTACCAAGACTGAGTTGAAAAACTTGAACTCTTTCTCAAACGTCCGTAAAGGTCTTGAATACGAAGTTGAGCGTCAAGCGAAAATCTTGCGTTCAGGTGGTGTCATTCGTCAAGAAACACGCCGTTATGATGAAGCCAATAAGAGCACGATTCTTATGCGTGTCAAAGAAGGAGCTGCGGATTACCGTTACTTCCCAGAACCAGACCTACCACTCTTTGAAATCTCAGATGAGTGGATCGAGGAAATGCGTACTGAGTTGCCAGAGTTTCCAAAAGACCGTCGTGCTCGCTACGTGGCAGAGCTTGGCTTGTCTGACTATGATGCCAACCAATTGACAGCGACGAAAGTTACTTCTGACTTCTTTGAAGCAGCTGTAGCCCTTGGTGGCGATGCCAAACAAGTGTCTAACTGGCTCCAAGGGGAAGTCGCACAATTCTTGAACGCAGAAGGCAAAACGCTGGAAGAAATCCAATTGACACCAGAAAACTTGGTTGAAATGATTGCCATTATCGAAGATGGAACCATTTCATCTAAGATTGCCAAGAAAGTCTTCGTTCACTTGGCGAAAAACGGTGGCGGCGCGCGTGAATACGTCGAAAAAGCTGGTCTGGTACAGATTTCAGATCCTGAAGTCTTGATACCAATCATCCACCAAGTCTTTGCAGACAATGAAGCAGCCGTAGCTGACTTCAAGTCAGGGAAACGGAATGCGGACAAGGCCTTTACAGGCTTCCTTATGAAAGCAACCAAAGGTCAAGCCAACCCACAAGTAGCCCTCAAGTTACTTGCTCAAGAATTGGCGAAGTTGAAAGAAGAGTAA